The genomic window GTAGAGGACGACGAAGCCCATGGCGAGGAGGAGGCAGATGCCGCCGACGGCCACGTAGGCGACGCCGATGAAGTTGTTCTTGCCGCCGATCCACGACGCCGTGGACAGCACCACTGCCTTGGTGCCCCCGAAGCTGTACGTGTTGTAGTTGTTCTGGATCACCACCGTGATCTCGTCGCTCGCCATGATGTCCGCCTCGATCCGCCCGTACAGCTTCCGGAACGTCGGCAGCGCCGCCGTCCGCATCCACACGATCAGGTCCTCCTGCTCGCTCAGCTGTTACAAAATTTCAATGAATGCAGCCCAAGTTCAGAATGCATGCCGCGTCAGAAGCTCTTATATCTGCACTTGATTAGTGACAGACAGGTAGCTTGTCGTTGAGGTTGCCGCCGCCGATGAGGCCGCCCTTCTGGAAGTTGACGGGGAAGACGTTGCTGCCGAACTTGCTGTTCTTGTCGCTGGCCCAGGCGATGTCCTTCTTGTTCACCGTCACCGACTTCTTGTTGACGGAGAAGGCGTAGGTGTCGTTGAAGAGGCTCCAGGCGATGAGGCCGCAAGGCACGATGAGGGAGCCGTCGCCGGTGGTGGCCTCCGGGTCGCAGGCCTTGATCACCGCCTTAGGGTCCTTGTAGTCCTTGTCGCGCAGCTGCTGGTCGCTCCGGCTCTTGACGTACCGCCGGTGGTTCTGGTAGAAGTTCTCCAGCTGGTAGTAGACGTGTATGGGGCCTTTCATCGGCTTGGGCACCTGAACACAAAGACGCCCAGCTGTTATCTTCAGGGCTGCCTCTGTTCAAGTTCAGGCGCATTTCTGAATGAGAAAATGTGTCTCTGAATCCCACCGTGATCTTTCTGGTG from Triticum dicoccoides isolate Atlit2015 ecotype Zavitan unplaced genomic scaffold, WEW_v2.0 scaffold196423, whole genome shotgun sequence includes these protein-coding regions:
- the LOC119344978 gene encoding ALA-interacting subunit 1-like; the protein is MSVSGSESGASANKPKYSKFTQQELPACKPLLTPGIVIGAFSLIGIIFVPIGLASLSASQEIVELIDRYDVECVTASDKIGFIQDSKANKACTRKITVPKPMKGPIHVYYQLENFYQNHRRYVKSRSDQQLRDKDYKDPKAVIKACDPEATTGDGSLIVPCGLIAWSLFNDTYAFSVNKKSVTVNKKDIAWASDKNSKFGSNVFPVNFQKGGLIGGGNLNDKLPLSEQEDLIVWMRTAALPTFRKLYGRIEADIMASDEITVVIQNNYNTYSFGGTKAVVLSTASWIGGKNNFIGVAYVAVGGICLLLAMGFVVL